From the genome of Deinococcus sp. JMULE3, one region includes:
- a CDS encoding ABC transporter permease subunit has product MTTLSAPRSRTVPPQGPRGILTALLILAALMGASVLIGWLLSTLTAQVVPGAPAYLLLVFTLLALVVLSPLTYRAFPWITNWFYLLPALVFILAFTVLPVVLTVNYAFTNYSGQNSGNPDSAARQEATLSSDRRTVTLSGLQGSAKDYLTCRTDTCAGATMVLYDEDASVPTRVKVASAQGNTFTLTSAVPDTLQVAQATRINKISYVGLANFQEIFGKASRALWPVFLWTVIFAFSTIVLNSVAGLILGILLYNKRLKGRNVYRTLLFLPWAIPTVISVQMWVALFNQQFGIVNKTLGLLGIVAIPWLNDPLWAKISILLVNLWLGFPYMMTATISALSTINDDLYEAAEIDGASRWQQITGITLPLLRNSFTPILLSGFAFNFNNFGIIYLLTAGGPAQEGRESTAQSTDILLSWGYNTAFVSAGGQNFALASAIAMIIFFLTLAISVVNFKAAGVFEEARK; this is encoded by the coding sequence ATGACCACCCTGTCCGCACCCCGCTCCCGCACCGTGCCCCCCCAGGGCCCGCGCGGCATCCTGACCGCCCTGCTGATCCTGGCCGCCCTGATGGGCGCGTCCGTCCTGATCGGCTGGTTGCTGTCCACCCTGACCGCGCAGGTCGTGCCCGGCGCGCCCGCCTACCTGCTGCTGGTATTCACGCTGCTGGCCCTGGTCGTCCTGTCCCCCCTGACGTACCGCGCGTTCCCGTGGATCACGAACTGGTTCTACCTGCTGCCCGCCCTGGTGTTCATCCTGGCGTTCACGGTGCTGCCCGTCGTGCTGACCGTGAACTACGCCTTCACGAACTACAGCGGGCAGAACAGCGGCAACCCCGACAGCGCCGCCCGCCAGGAGGCCACGCTGAGCAGCGACCGCCGCACCGTCACCCTGAGCGGCCTTCAGGGCAGCGCGAAGGACTACCTGACGTGCCGCACCGACACCTGCGCCGGGGCGACCATGGTCCTGTACGACGAGGACGCCAGCGTCCCCACCCGCGTGAAGGTCGCGTCCGCGCAGGGCAACACCTTCACGCTGACCAGCGCCGTCCCGGACACGCTGCAGGTCGCGCAGGCCACCCGCATCAACAAGATCAGCTACGTGGGCCTCGCGAACTTCCAGGAGATCTTCGGGAAGGCCAGCCGCGCCCTGTGGCCCGTGTTCCTGTGGACCGTGATCTTCGCGTTCAGCACCATCGTCCTGAACTCGGTCGCGGGCCTGATCCTGGGCATCCTGCTGTACAACAAGCGCCTCAAGGGCCGGAACGTGTACCGCACGCTGCTGTTCCTCCCCTGGGCGATTCCCACCGTGATCAGCGTGCAGATGTGGGTCGCGCTGTTCAACCAGCAGTTCGGCATCGTGAACAAGACCCTGGGTCTGCTGGGCATCGTCGCGATTCCCTGGCTGAACGACCCGCTGTGGGCGAAGATCAGCATCCTGCTCGTGAACCTGTGGCTGGGCTTCCCATACATGATGACCGCCACCATCAGCGCCCTGAGCACCATCAACGACGACCTGTACGAAGCCGCCGAGATCGACGGAGCCAGCCGCTGGCAGCAGATCACCGGCATCACCCTGCCGCTACTGCGCAACTCGTTCACGCCGATCCTGCTGTCGGGCTTCGCGTTCAACTTCAACAACTTCGGCATCATCTACCTGCTCACGGCGGGCGGCCCCGCCCAGGAAGGCCGTGAAAGCACCGCGCAGAGCACCGACATCCTGCTGTCCTGGGGCTACAACACCGCGTTCGTGTCCGCCGGCGGCCAGAACTTCGCGCTGGCCAGCGCCATCGCCATGATCATCTTCTTCCTGACCCTCGCCATCAGCGTCGTGAACTTCAAGGCGGCCGGCGTGTTCGAGGAGGCCCGCAAATGA
- a CDS encoding maltose ABC transporter substrate-binding protein, with amino-acid sequence MKKALTILSLALLGQASAATITVWTHFGDSELTWLRAQAADFKAKTGNTVNVVSVPFGEMTDKFIQSAPKGQGPDLLTTQPHDRLGQLAAAGVIEPMDKFVTSRTDLDKTALNAMTYQGKLFGIPMFAEAVAVVYNKALVPSAPTSWNAFLAAAQKNTGNGKFGYLADLSNAYMQYGIISAYGGYVFKNNGGTLNVKDVGLANAGADKASAFLNDLRYKYNLVPEGVNGDAAKSAFVQGRLAMFLTGPWDMGDIKKAGINYGIMAFPTPPGASGKWSPFVGVQGTMLNSYSKNKAVAAQFAKMISSSDAQVAFNKAGGRIPASLSARTKLKADPVVQGFGKTISMGTPMPNVPQMGAVWGPWSNAVAQSVQKPNQNYGQILDKAVQEINSSIK; translated from the coding sequence ATGAAAAAAGCTCTGACCATCCTGTCCCTCGCGCTGCTCGGCCAGGCCAGCGCCGCCACCATCACCGTCTGGACCCACTTCGGCGACAGCGAACTGACCTGGCTGCGCGCCCAGGCTGCCGACTTCAAAGCCAAGACCGGCAACACCGTCAACGTCGTCAGCGTCCCCTTCGGCGAGATGACCGACAAGTTCATCCAGAGCGCCCCCAAGGGCCAGGGCCCCGACCTGCTGACCACCCAGCCGCACGACCGCCTCGGCCAGCTGGCCGCCGCCGGTGTGATCGAGCCCATGGACAAGTTCGTCACCAGCCGCACCGACCTCGACAAGACCGCCCTGAACGCCATGACCTACCAGGGCAAACTGTTCGGCATCCCCATGTTCGCCGAAGCGGTCGCCGTCGTGTACAACAAGGCCCTGGTCCCCAGCGCCCCCACCAGCTGGAACGCCTTCCTGGCCGCCGCACAGAAGAACACCGGCAACGGCAAGTTCGGTTACCTGGCCGACCTGAGCAACGCCTACATGCAGTACGGCATCATCAGCGCGTACGGCGGCTACGTCTTCAAGAACAACGGCGGCACCCTGAACGTCAAGGACGTGGGCCTCGCCAACGCCGGCGCCGACAAGGCCAGCGCGTTCCTGAACGACCTGCGCTACAAGTACAACCTCGTGCCTGAAGGCGTGAACGGCGACGCCGCCAAGAGCGCGTTCGTGCAGGGCCGCCTCGCGATGTTCCTCACCGGTCCCTGGGACATGGGCGACATCAAGAAGGCCGGCATCAACTACGGCATCATGGCCTTCCCCACCCCTCCCGGCGCCAGCGGCAAGTGGAGCCCCTTCGTGGGCGTGCAGGGCACCATGCTGAACAGCTACAGCAAGAACAAGGCCGTCGCCGCCCAGTTCGCCAAGATGATCAGCTCCAGCGACGCGCAGGTCGCGTTCAACAAAGCCGGCGGCCGCATCCCCGCCAGCCTCAGCGCCCGCACCAAGCTCAAGGCCGACCCCGTCGTGCAGGGCTTCGGCAAGACCATCAGCATGGGCACCCCCATGCCCAACGTGCCCCAGATGGGCGCCGTGTGGGGCCCCTGGAGCAACGCCGTCGCGCAGAGCGTCCAGAAGCCCAACCAGAACTACGGCCAGATCCTCGACAAGGCCGTCCAGGAAATCAACAGCAGCATCAAGTAA
- a CDS encoding MFS transporter: MILFLTIFIAMLGLSVLFPIIAPLGRQLGLTETQTGWFSTAYSLMQFVFSPIWGGRSERVGRKPVLLLGLVGFSISFGLFGVLAQAGLNGALGGTALFILLVASRVIGGMLSSATLPTAQAMMADLSSKEDRAASLGLIGAAFGLGVVFGPAIGAALSGISLTAPVFFSAALGLVTALVAWRTLPETRVSGAKVAAKGSRRALLSQPTVLLLLAVSALSTLASVGMEQTIGFYVQDTLRLTPEGAARTVGIMLTLFGFVAALVQGGAIRPLAKKLPTTPLVSAGLLIMGVGMLLVPAGQSFWPITLALAVVGIGSAILSPSLSAGLSLSAGEDLQGTVAGLNSSALALGRMAGPLISTGLYQTVSHAAPYVLSGSVLLALLAVMLLIRPKVQPAAA; encoded by the coding sequence CTGATCCTGTTCCTGACGATCTTCATCGCCATGCTGGGCCTGAGCGTCCTGTTCCCGATCATCGCGCCGCTGGGCCGCCAACTGGGCCTGACCGAGACGCAGACCGGCTGGTTCTCCACCGCGTACTCGCTGATGCAGTTCGTCTTCTCGCCCATCTGGGGGGGCCGCAGCGAACGCGTGGGCCGTAAACCCGTCCTGCTGCTGGGACTCGTGGGCTTCTCGATCAGCTTCGGGCTGTTCGGCGTGCTGGCGCAGGCGGGCCTGAACGGCGCGCTGGGCGGCACGGCGCTGTTCATCCTGCTGGTCGCCTCACGCGTGATCGGCGGGATGCTCTCCAGCGCGACCCTCCCCACCGCGCAAGCCATGATGGCCGACCTGAGCAGCAAGGAGGACCGCGCCGCCAGCCTGGGCCTGATCGGCGCGGCGTTCGGCCTGGGCGTCGTGTTCGGCCCCGCCATCGGCGCCGCGCTCAGCGGCATCAGCCTGACCGCGCCGGTGTTCTTCAGCGCCGCGCTGGGCCTGGTCACGGCGCTCGTCGCGTGGCGCACCCTGCCCGAAACGCGCGTCAGCGGCGCGAAAGTCGCCGCCAAGGGCAGCCGCCGCGCGCTGCTCTCTCAACCCACCGTGCTGCTGCTGCTGGCCGTCAGCGCGCTGTCCACCCTGGCAAGTGTCGGCATGGAGCAGACCATCGGCTTCTACGTGCAGGACACCCTCCGCCTGACGCCCGAGGGCGCGGCGCGCACCGTGGGCATCATGCTGACCCTGTTCGGCTTCGTCGCGGCCCTCGTGCAGGGCGGCGCGATCCGCCCCCTGGCGAAGAAACTCCCCACCACGCCCCTCGTGTCGGCGGGCCTGCTGATCATGGGCGTGGGCATGCTGCTCGTGCCCGCCGGGCAGTCCTTCTGGCCGATCACGCTGGCCCTGGCGGTCGTGGGCATCGGCAGCGCGATCCTGAGCCCCAGCCTCAGCGCGGGCCTGAGCCTCTCGGCCGGGGAGGACCTGCAGGGCACCGTCGCGGGCCTGAACAGCAGCGCCCTGGCCCTGGGCCGCATGGCCGGACCCCTGATCAGCACCGGGCTGTACCAGACAGTCAGTCACGCCGCGCCGTACGTCCTGAGCGGCAGCGTCCTGCTGGCCCTGCTGGCCGTCATGCTGCTGATCCGCCCGAAGGTGCAGCCCGCCGCCGCCTGA
- a CDS encoding RsmB/NOP family class I SAM-dependent RNA methyltransferase, producing the protein MTDARRPRTARDRPRSDFNRPDAARPAPFNPAREVAVRVLLRVMDAGAFAAPTLDAALQEARLPARDAGLATHVVYGALRHAPSLTRALDARLTGETHPKTRAVLLAGAFERLFLGTPPHAVVSEYVNLARGARLAPPGLVNAVLRRLETLSPDEIVPDEMPAWLADVYRRAYGAQAPDVLADLLEPQPLWLSLSDAGVRALEDEGSVLEGTVQGVDRVALDRPLRQTTAFQRGQAQPINPASLACVDALGDVQGARVLDLAGGAGVKAAMLATRGAQVTSVDVIERKHAQARTNLKRLGLTAQFITHDLTQPLPAESAPAVLLDAPCTGSGTLRSHPEIKLRLTPDAVQEMAELQARMLPNAAALVQPGGTLVYSVCSVTPQEGPEVVQAFLDTHPEFTAQPVPDLEVPTVPAGPGVLTVPVGGVDGFFIARLQRQA; encoded by the coding sequence ATGACCGACGCACGCCGCCCCCGCACCGCCCGCGACCGACCCAGGTCAGATTTCAACCGGCCCGACGCCGCCCGGCCCGCCCCGTTCAACCCGGCCCGCGAGGTCGCCGTGCGCGTCCTGCTGCGCGTCATGGACGCCGGGGCGTTCGCTGCGCCCACCCTGGACGCCGCGCTGCAGGAAGCCCGCCTGCCCGCCCGTGACGCGGGACTGGCCACGCACGTCGTGTACGGCGCGCTGCGGCACGCGCCCAGCCTGACCCGCGCGCTCGACGCCCGCCTGACCGGCGAGACCCACCCGAAGACCCGCGCGGTGCTGCTGGCCGGAGCGTTCGAGAGGCTGTTCCTGGGCACCCCGCCGCACGCAGTCGTCAGCGAGTACGTGAACCTCGCGCGCGGCGCGCGACTGGCGCCCCCCGGACTGGTGAACGCCGTGCTGCGCCGCCTGGAAACCCTGAGCCCCGACGAGATCGTCCCCGACGAGATGCCCGCGTGGCTGGCGGACGTGTACCGCCGCGCGTACGGCGCGCAGGCCCCGGACGTGCTCGCGGACCTGCTGGAACCGCAACCCCTGTGGCTGAGCCTGAGCGACGCGGGCGTCCGCGCGCTGGAGGACGAGGGCAGCGTCCTGGAGGGCACCGTGCAGGGCGTGGACCGTGTGGCGCTCGACCGCCCGCTGCGGCAGACGACCGCGTTCCAGCGGGGGCAGGCGCAGCCGATCAACCCGGCCAGCCTCGCCTGCGTGGACGCGCTGGGCGACGTGCAGGGCGCGCGGGTGCTGGACCTGGCGGGCGGGGCCGGCGTGAAGGCCGCGATGCTCGCCACGCGCGGCGCGCAGGTCACCAGCGTGGACGTCATCGAACGCAAGCACGCCCAGGCCCGCACGAACCTGAAGCGTCTGGGCCTGACCGCGCAGTTCATCACGCACGACCTGACGCAACCGCTGCCCGCCGAGTCCGCGCCCGCCGTGCTGCTCGATGCGCCCTGCACCGGCAGCGGCACGTTGCGCAGCCACCCGGAGATCAAGCTGCGCCTCACGCCGGACGCCGTGCAGGAGATGGCCGAGCTTCAGGCGCGGATGCTGCCGAACGCCGCCGCGCTCGTGCAGCCCGGCGGGACGCTGGTGTACTCGGTGTGCTCGGTCACGCCGCAGGAAGGACCGGAGGTCGTGCAGGCGTTCCTGGACACCCACCCGGAGTTCACGGCGCAGCCCGTGCCGGACCTGGAGGTCCCCACCGTGCCCGCCGGGCCGGGCGTGCTGACCGTGCCGGTCGGCGGCGTGGACGGGTTCTTCATCGCGCGCCTGCAGCGACAGGCCTGA